The following are encoded together in the Ictidomys tridecemlineatus isolate mIctTri1 chromosome X, mIctTri1.hap1, whole genome shotgun sequence genome:
- the Mageb16 gene encoding melanoma-associated antigen B16 — protein MPGHQKSQEGTHGEDLLILNEIQGPEVAQVSGAVEAPSTSSSQLLMPGNLSEAPGALTSSTPSTPEDLQNSCSSPVAVMAPSLIQSSEGSGSKEEESVPNTSAMVADPEHVPKSALDEKVAFLVNFLLLKYQMKEPARKADMLKFIMEDDEVRFCEILLRASERLEMVFGLDVKEMDPINQCYGLSIKLGLTYDGMLSDEENIPKTGLLILMLGVIFMKGNRATEEEIWDVLKMTGIHRDQKHFIFGDARQLIAHDFVNEKYLEYHQVANSDPVQYEFQWGPRAHAETSKMKVLEFLAKVHGTDPRDFSAQYEEALLEEEERALARISIESASSSLATASSSAMGGSSSSI, from the coding sequence ATGCCTGGGCATCAGAAGAGTCAAGAAGGCACCCATGGTGAAGACCTTCTGATCCTCAATGAGATCCAGGGCCCAGAGGTTGCACAGGTGTCAGGGGCTGTGGAGGCgccctctacctcctcctcccaGCTTCTGATGCCTGGCAACCTGAGTGAGGCTCCTGGTGCTCTAACATCCAGCACACCCAGCACTCCTGAGGATCTTCAGAattcctgctcctctcctgttGCCGTTATGGCCCCCTCTTTGATCCAGTCCAGTGAAGGCTCTGGTAGCAAAGAAGAGGAGAGTGTTCCAAACACCTCAGCGATGGTGGCAGACCCCGAGCATGTGCCCAAAAGTGCTCTGGATGAGAAAGTGGCTTTCTTGGTGAATTTCCTGCTGCTCAAGTATCAAATGAAAGAGCCAGCCCGAAAGGCAGATATGTTGAAGTTCATCATGGAAGATGATGAGGTCCGCTTCTGTGAGATCCTCCTGCGGGCCTCTGAGCGCCTGGAGATGGTCTTTGGCCTTGATGTGAAGGAAATGGATCCCATCAACCAGTGCTATGGCCTCTCCATCAAGCTGGGCCTCACCTACGATGGGATGCTTAGTGATGAAGAGAATATACCCAAGACCGGGCTCCTGATACTCATGCTGGGTGTGATCTTCATGAAGGGTAACCGTGCCACTGAAGAGGAGATCTGGGATGTGCTGAAAATGACCGGGATCCATCGTGATCAGAAGCACTTCATCTTCGGGGATGCCAGGCAGCTCATCGCCCATGATTTTGTGAATGAAAAGTACCTGGAGTACCACCAGGTGGCCAACAGTGATCCAGTGCAGTATGAGTTCCAGTGGGGCCCAAGAGCCCATGCAGAAACCAGCAAGATGAAAGTCCTCGAGTTTTTGGCCAAGGTTCATGGAACCGACCCACGTGATTTCTCAGCTCAGTATGAGGAAGCTCTgctagaagaagaggagagagcaCTGGCCAGAATTTCAATTGAGTCTGCCTCCAGTTCCTTGGCCACTGCCAGT